A window from Gemmatimonadaceae bacterium encodes these proteins:
- a CDS encoding AAA family ATPase — protein sequence MALVAGGHALLVGVPGLAKTLMIRSVAEAMALDFRRIQFTPDLVPSDITGTELLEEDSQTGHRAFRFVRGPVFANIVLADEINRAPPRTQAALLEAMQEHRVTAAGETMSLPEPFFVLATQNPIEQEGTYPLPEAQLDRFLFDIRIGYPDADDEVSILRATTGVDDAPLKPMLDAQQVRDLQRLTREIPAADAALRYAAALARATRPKGGEATPLVEQFVRWGAGPRAGQALILGAKAAALLDGRHNVSPDDIRRVARPVLRHRVLPNFAAEAEGVDAERIVEDLLARVPEPRGLTGI from the coding sequence ATGGCCCTTGTCGCCGGCGGCCACGCGCTGCTGGTGGGCGTGCCGGGCCTCGCCAAGACGCTGATGATCCGCTCGGTGGCCGAGGCGATGGCGCTCGACTTCCGGCGCATCCAGTTCACGCCGGACCTCGTGCCCAGCGACATCACCGGTACCGAGCTGCTCGAGGAAGACTCGCAGACTGGACACCGCGCGTTTCGTTTCGTGCGCGGGCCGGTGTTCGCCAACATCGTCCTCGCCGACGAGATCAACCGCGCGCCGCCGCGTACGCAGGCCGCGCTGCTCGAGGCGATGCAGGAGCACCGCGTCACCGCCGCCGGCGAGACGATGTCACTGCCCGAGCCGTTCTTCGTGCTCGCCACGCAGAACCCCATCGAGCAGGAAGGCACGTATCCGCTGCCCGAAGCGCAGTTGGATCGCTTCCTCTTTGACATCCGCATCGGCTATCCCGACGCGGACGATGAGGTCTCGATCCTCCGTGCGACCACGGGCGTGGACGACGCGCCACTGAAGCCGATGCTCGACGCGCAGCAGGTACGCGACCTGCAGCGGCTGACGCGCGAGATTCCCGCGGCCGACGCGGCGCTGCGCTACGCCGCAGCCCTGGCCCGCGCGACGCGGCCCAAGGGTGGGGAAGCCACGCCGTTGGTCGAGCAGTTCGTGCGCTGGGGCGCCGGCCCACGCGCTGGCCAGGCGTTGATTCTCGGCGCCAAGGCCGCGGCGCTGCTCGACGGGCGGCACAATGTCTCGCCCGACGACATCCGTCGCGTGGCGCGCCCGGTGCTGCGGCATCGCGTGTTGCCGAACTTTGCCGCCGAGGCCGAGGGCGTGGACGCGGAGCGGATTGTCGAGGACCTGCTCGCGCGCGTCCCCGAGCCGCGCGGGCTGACCGGGATCTAG
- a CDS encoding DUF58 domain-containing protein — protein MPVGPYGALLDAVRGVRWPARRPVPQGAPGAHQARSRGAAPEFAEYRPYRQGDDPRRLDWKLLARSDRAFIRLAPDHATLGTTFVVDASASMGFPAADANKWTTAKAVAVGLAAVAHASGDPVGLLVNANTGPIRLQPRTRAGVLADITRTLNGVEPSGARPLTPLLAASAARCVLITDCLGDFDSWRAALAQHVVRGGEAYLVHVVSRQELEPPPTDVMARDPEDPSLERPLVPFTRDGYRQRFAAFRTDVAQRCRRDGVVVHEIVDDEPVELVVRRVARAGVLEVTR, from the coding sequence GTGCCGGTCGGCCCGTACGGCGCGTTGCTCGACGCCGTGCGCGGCGTGCGCTGGCCCGCGCGTCGGCCCGTGCCGCAGGGTGCGCCGGGTGCGCACCAAGCGAGGTCACGCGGCGCGGCGCCGGAGTTTGCCGAGTACCGGCCCTACCGGCAGGGTGATGACCCGCGTCGACTCGACTGGAAACTGCTCGCCCGCAGCGATCGGGCCTTCATCCGGCTTGCGCCGGACCACGCCACGCTGGGGACGACGTTTGTCGTGGACGCGAGCGCGTCGATGGGATTCCCCGCGGCCGACGCCAACAAGTGGACGACCGCCAAGGCGGTGGCCGTCGGCCTCGCGGCGGTGGCGCACGCCAGCGGTGACCCCGTTGGACTGCTCGTCAACGCAAACACTGGCCCGATCCGCCTGCAGCCGCGCACGCGGGCCGGCGTGCTCGCGGACATCACGCGCACGCTGAATGGCGTGGAGCCTTCGGGCGCGCGGCCGCTGACGCCGCTGTTGGCCGCGAGCGCCGCGCGTTGCGTGCTTATCACCGACTGCCTCGGCGACTTCGACAGCTGGCGCGCCGCGCTGGCCCAGCACGTGGTGCGCGGTGGCGAGGCGTATCTCGTGCACGTGGTGTCGCGGCAGGAACTCGAGCCGCCGCCGACCGATGTGATGGCGCGGGATCCCGAGGACCCGAGCCTTGAACGTCCGCTCGTGCCGTTCACGCGCGATGGGTATCGCCAGCGCTTCGCCGCGTTCCGAACCGATGTCGCGCAGCGTTGCCGCCGCGATGGCGTGGTCGTGCACGAGATCGTGGATGACGAGCCGGTAGAGCTCGTCGTGCGCCGCGTGGCCCGGGCAGGCGTGCTTGAGGTCACGCGATGA
- a CDS encoding aminotransferase class IV produces MSIVYLNGKFVPKADAMIPVEDRGFIFGDGIYEVVRVINGRIFAWDAHAARMAQGLAGLRIDASGADSATMRGVCERLVTENGLGDGEATVYLQVSRGAAPRTHHFPPAGTATTIYGSAAAFVPNQQMRQRGAKGITYADQRWARCDLKTVNLLGPVLARQAAAEAGAYEAILHRDGMITEGAATNCFAVIDGVLRTAPLTNYILPGITRAILMEIVREHGIRCEERPFTLRELPNVQELFVCGTTTDVQAIVTLDERPVAGGVVGPITMTLRDSLAARLYAD; encoded by the coding sequence ATGAGCATCGTCTATCTCAACGGCAAGTTCGTCCCGAAAGCGGACGCGATGATCCCGGTGGAGGATCGCGGCTTCATCTTCGGCGACGGCATCTATGAAGTGGTGCGCGTGATCAACGGGCGCATCTTCGCCTGGGACGCGCACGCCGCCCGGATGGCGCAGGGCCTCGCCGGCCTGCGTATCGACGCCAGCGGCGCCGACTCGGCCACGATGCGCGGCGTCTGCGAGCGGCTCGTCACCGAGAACGGACTCGGCGATGGCGAGGCCACGGTCTACCTGCAGGTGAGTCGCGGCGCCGCCCCGCGCACGCATCACTTCCCGCCCGCCGGAACGGCCACGACGATCTACGGCTCGGCCGCGGCCTTCGTGCCGAATCAGCAGATGCGCCAGCGCGGCGCCAAGGGCATCACCTACGCAGACCAACGCTGGGCCCGCTGCGACCTCAAGACTGTGAACCTCCTGGGTCCGGTGCTGGCCCGGCAGGCGGCCGCGGAAGCGGGCGCCTACGAGGCGATCCTGCATCGCGATGGCATGATCACCGAGGGCGCGGCGACGAACTGCTTCGCGGTCATCGATGGTGTCCTCCGCACGGCCCCGCTCACGAACTACATCCTCCCGGGCATCACCCGGGCGATCCTGATGGAGATCGTCCGCGAACACGGCATCCGCTGCGAGGAGCGCCCGTTCACGCTGCGCGAGCTGCCGAACGTGCAGGAGCTCTTCGTCTGCGGCACCACCACCGACGTGCAGGCCATCGTCACGCTCGACGAGCGACCCGTGGCTGGCGGTGTGGTCGGACCGATCACGATGACTCTGCGCGACTCATTGGCGGCTCGGCTGTACGCGGACTAA
- a CDS encoding GAF domain-containing protein: MPARRNRWQLKPAPEPTKEDSQAIEAIRGIAHAAARAIDPAEGYQDALDRLCPAAGATAGAVFVLDRNSELMLLAAAHGWPERWRPWLGEMRVRLGFGPSGEAAAERRTIEVGDVFADPEMEDWQEVAGELGIRSLVAIPLEATEGVLGVAAFYFEAAGLRSSGIRGLLAAGADLMALMAERAALRTRLRRAEAALEDERPDHSARKSQTDDIDATVE; encoded by the coding sequence ATGCCCGCCCGCCGAAACAGATGGCAGCTCAAGCCAGCCCCTGAGCCCACCAAAGAGGACAGCCAGGCCATCGAGGCCATCCGAGGCATCGCTCACGCGGCCGCCAGGGCTATCGACCCAGCGGAAGGTTATCAGGACGCCCTCGACCGCCTCTGCCCGGCCGCCGGCGCCACGGCCGGCGCCGTGTTCGTACTGGACCGCAACAGCGAACTGATGCTCCTCGCCGCCGCCCACGGCTGGCCCGAGCGCTGGCGGCCCTGGCTCGGCGAAATGCGCGTCCGACTCGGCTTCGGCCCCTCCGGCGAGGCCGCCGCCGAGCGACGGACCATCGAGGTCGGGGACGTCTTCGCCGACCCGGAGATGGAGGACTGGCAGGAGGTCGCCGGCGAGCTCGGCATTCGCTCCCTCGTCGCTATCCCCCTCGAGGCCACGGAGGGCGTGTTGGGCGTGGCCGCGTTCTATTTCGAGGCCGCCGGACTGCGCAGCAGCGGCATCCGAGGGCTCTTGGCCGCGGGCGCAGACCTCATGGCCCTGATGGCTGAGCGTGCCGCCCTGCGCACCCGACTCCGCCGTGCCGAGGCCGCCCTCGAGGACGAACGCCCGGACCACTCCGCGCGTAAGTCCCAGACCGACGACATCGACGCAACCGTCGAATAG
- a CDS encoding glycine--tRNA ligase — MSRPDVLETLVSLAKRRGFIFQSSEIYGGTGSVWDYGPLGVELKNNVKQRWWNALVRERDDVEGLDAAILMHPKVWEASGHVSGFSDPLVDCKACKARFRADKLADAQCPRKPSKKPGEHTDCQLTEPRQFNLMFKTFMGPVEDSAAVVYLRPETAQGIFVNFLNVQQATRQKVPFGIAQIGKAFRNEITPGNFTFRTREFEQMEMQFFVEPGTDMEWFEKWKQARLDWHLGLGLERDRLEFHQHTDKELAHYARAAFDINFDFGGSLGFQEIEGVHNRSDFDLSQHQQFSSKKLEYVDQAANKRYLPYVIETSVGADRVTLAVMVNALREEAVPGEQEGRTVLGFHPALAPIKAGVFPLTKKDGQPEMAEKLATALRKKFNVFYDEAGAIGRRYRRQDEAGTPFGITIDGDSTANDDVTIRFRDDMGQIRVSTSKVVEIIGKYIEADHASARASLVDG; from the coding sequence GTGTCACGCCCCGACGTCCTCGAAACCCTCGTCAGCCTCGCCAAGCGCCGCGGCTTCATCTTCCAGTCCTCCGAGATCTACGGCGGCACCGGATCCGTCTGGGACTACGGCCCGCTGGGCGTCGAGCTCAAGAACAACGTCAAGCAGCGCTGGTGGAACGCCCTCGTGCGCGAGCGCGATGACGTCGAGGGCCTCGACGCCGCGATTCTGATGCATCCCAAGGTCTGGGAAGCCTCCGGCCACGTGTCCGGCTTCTCTGACCCGCTGGTGGACTGCAAGGCCTGCAAGGCGCGCTTCCGCGCCGACAAGCTCGCCGACGCCCAGTGCCCCAGAAAGCCGAGCAAGAAGCCGGGCGAGCACACAGACTGCCAGCTCACCGAGCCGCGGCAGTTCAACTTGATGTTCAAGACCTTCATGGGCCCCGTCGAGGACTCGGCGGCCGTGGTCTACCTGCGCCCCGAGACGGCGCAGGGCATCTTCGTGAACTTCCTGAACGTGCAGCAGGCCACGCGCCAGAAGGTGCCCTTCGGCATCGCGCAGATCGGCAAGGCGTTCCGCAACGAGATCACGCCCGGGAACTTCACGTTCCGCACGCGCGAGTTCGAGCAGATGGAGATGCAGTTCTTCGTCGAGCCGGGCACGGACATGGAGTGGTTCGAGAAGTGGAAGCAGGCGCGGCTCGACTGGCACCTCGGCCTCGGCCTCGAGCGCGACCGCCTCGAGTTCCACCAACACACCGACAAGGAACTCGCGCACTACGCGCGCGCGGCCTTCGACATCAACTTCGACTTCGGTGGCTCGCTGGGCTTCCAGGAGATCGAGGGCGTGCACAACCGCAGCGACTTTGACCTCTCCCAGCACCAGCAGTTCTCGTCGAAGAAGCTGGAGTACGTGGACCAGGCGGCCAACAAGCGCTATCTGCCGTACGTGATCGAGACCTCCGTCGGCGCGGACCGCGTGACGCTCGCGGTGATGGTCAACGCCCTGCGCGAAGAGGCCGTCCCCGGCGAGCAGGAAGGCCGCACGGTGCTGGGCTTCCATCCCGCGTTGGCGCCGATCAAGGCCGGCGTGTTCCCGCTGACCAAGAAGGACGGACAGCCGGAGATGGCCGAGAAGCTAGCGACGGCGCTGCGGAAGAAGTTCAACGTGTTTTACGACGAAGCGGGCGCGATCGGCCGGCGGTATCGCCGGCAGGATGAAGCGGGCACGCCGTTTGGCATCACCATCGACGGCGACTCCACCGCCAACGACGACGTGACGATCCGATTCCGCGACGACATGGGCCAGATCCGCGTCTCGACGTCGAAGGTGGTTGAGATCATCGGCAAGTACATCGAGGCCGACCACGCGAGCGCGCGTGCGTCGCTCGTCGATGGCTGA
- a CDS encoding PAS domain-containing protein has product MTMVPLALLLPETAGRRLSALAVLLVVAAVVVAVARSGRVALASWLLIAGLLALVTERAWFNGGLYSVMPAYLIVFVLMGSVLLQRRGAIAAAAAGAVIAGVFALGHLSGWILPASGSEPPLAVLIQTLLVIGVSLLLQGMAAAAFQGALNRAESEIRERAATQARLDLALELGEIGIWTYDLATGQFHVDERTLRARGIAGTERRSFDRAEWRSWIHPEDRDQSWAEFELTLRHGAPLHIALRTLGADGATRHIVSSATPIRNAAGDITQILGISVDVTDRTVAELERARLVHDLGERVKALRLLHATAVTSQRAWSDTRELLGHVVALMPAAWQYPECTEARIVLGEVEVATPGWRETAWMQSAPLTAIGRSGSVAVAYTEQKPDADEGPFLREERDLLASLVEMLSAVLESRQTQQLLEEQVDKRTEELHQARQRLAEQLHQLQDLERLRDDLSKMIVHDLRGFLTVIIANLEMAQAESGDGPDGVVMDALGAAQAVNRMANTILDVSRLESGQMPINRTPTELCELARETARTFAVMDRSRSIRCESTVRVTVDCDADLVRRVLENLVSNALKHTPAGGTITLDVREDADGVAVSVRDEGDGIPDDLRPRLFEKYATGRHDPRYHSSGLGLAFCKLAVEGHGGTIAVAPAEGRGSVFTFTLPRAPQQSAPRALARSR; this is encoded by the coding sequence GTGACCATGGTTCCCCTGGCCCTGCTGCTGCCCGAGACCGCCGGCCGCCGCCTGAGCGCGCTGGCCGTGCTCCTCGTGGTCGCGGCGGTGGTCGTCGCCGTGGCCCGCAGCGGCCGCGTGGCGCTGGCCAGCTGGCTGCTGATCGCGGGGCTGCTGGCCCTCGTCACGGAGCGCGCCTGGTTCAACGGCGGGCTGTACTCGGTGATGCCGGCCTATCTCATCGTCTTCGTGCTGATGGGCAGCGTGTTGCTGCAGCGGCGGGGAGCGATTGCCGCGGCAGCGGCTGGCGCCGTCATCGCCGGCGTGTTCGCCCTCGGACACCTCTCGGGCTGGATTCTCCCCGCGAGCGGCAGTGAGCCTCCGTTGGCCGTGCTGATCCAGACGCTGCTCGTCATCGGCGTCTCCCTGCTACTGCAGGGCATGGCAGCCGCCGCATTCCAGGGCGCGCTGAACAGGGCCGAGTCGGAGATCCGCGAGCGCGCCGCGACCCAGGCGCGGCTCGACCTCGCACTCGAGCTCGGCGAGATCGGCATTTGGACCTATGACTTGGCGACCGGCCAGTTCCACGTCGATGAGCGGACGCTCAGAGCGCGCGGTATCGCTGGGACCGAACGCCGCAGCTTTGATCGCGCGGAATGGCGCAGCTGGATTCATCCCGAGGACCGCGACCAATCCTGGGCGGAATTCGAGCTCACGCTGAGACACGGCGCTCCGCTGCACATCGCGCTGCGCACGCTGGGAGCCGACGGTGCGACCCGACACATCGTCAGCTCCGCGACCCCCATTCGCAATGCTGCCGGCGACATCACACAGATCCTCGGCATCAGCGTCGATGTCACCGACCGCACCGTGGCCGAGCTCGAGCGCGCGCGACTCGTGCACGACCTTGGCGAACGGGTGAAGGCGTTGCGCCTGCTCCACGCCACGGCCGTCACCTCGCAGCGCGCGTGGTCGGATACGCGCGAGCTGCTCGGGCACGTGGTGGCATTGATGCCCGCCGCTTGGCAGTACCCGGAGTGCACCGAAGCGCGCATTGTGCTCGGCGAGGTCGAGGTCGCAACGCCCGGCTGGCGCGAGACCGCCTGGATGCAATCTGCCCCGCTCACGGCGATTGGGCGGAGCGGCTCCGTCGCGGTGGCCTACACGGAGCAGAAGCCCGACGCGGACGAAGGTCCGTTTCTCCGGGAGGAACGCGATCTCCTCGCCTCGCTGGTCGAGATGCTCTCCGCCGTGCTCGAGAGCCGCCAGACGCAGCAACTGCTGGAGGAGCAGGTGGACAAGCGCACCGAGGAACTGCACCAGGCGCGCCAGCGGCTCGCCGAGCAGCTGCACCAGCTGCAGGACCTCGAGCGACTGCGCGACGACCTGTCGAAGATGATCGTGCACGACCTCCGCGGTTTCCTCACCGTGATCATCGCCAACCTGGAGATGGCGCAGGCCGAGTCTGGCGACGGGCCCGACGGCGTGGTGATGGATGCGCTCGGCGCCGCGCAGGCCGTGAATCGGATGGCCAACACGATCCTCGACGTGAGCCGGCTCGAGTCGGGGCAGATGCCGATCAACCGCACGCCGACGGAGCTCTGCGAACTGGCGCGGGAGACGGCGCGGACCTTTGCGGTGATGGACCGCTCGCGGAGCATCCGCTGCGAGTCAACGGTCCGCGTTACGGTCGACTGCGACGCCGACCTCGTACGGCGCGTCCTCGAGAACCTGGTGAGCAACGCGCTGAAGCACACGCCGGCAGGCGGTACCATCACGCTGGACGTGCGGGAGGATGCAGACGGCGTTGCCGTCTCGGTCCGCGACGAGGGCGACGGCATTCCGGACGACCTACGCCCGCGACTCTTCGAGAAATACGCAACGGGCCGGCACGACCCGCGGTATCACTCCTCGGGACTCGGCCTCGCCTTCTGCAAGCTGGCCGTGGAAGGCCACGGCGGAACCATCGCTGTCGCGCCGGCCGAAGGCCGCGGCAGCGTGTTCACATTCACCCTGCCGCGAGCGCCGCAGCAATCTGCGCCCCGTGCCCTCGCCCGTTCTCGATGA